A region from the Caldicellulosiruptor naganoensis genome encodes:
- the prmC gene encoding peptide chain release factor N(5)-glutamine methyltransferase: MNGSTGKKLGDVLEQVREILKPYCVENGEDYKKVAILLVSQILNIDKTKVVLEKELTVEEEDYQRIISAAKKYTMDYPLQYCTNKAYFMGLEFYVDENVLIPRFDTETLIEIAIELFEGKENLRFLDIGTGSGCIAIALCKFLPCKVVAVDISENVLKIAKKNAELNEVKDRIEFVKSNLFKNIPSLHKFDAIFSNPPYISEEEFSRLDKRVLKEPKQALFAKENGLYYFCEIAKNAKQYLKKGGYLIFEVGYSQAHQVKRILQDFGYVDIKSKKDLNNIERCVYATLG; this comes from the coding sequence ATGAATGGTAGTACAGGGAAAAAGCTTGGTGATGTTTTAGAACAAGTAAGAGAGATTTTGAAACCCTACTGTGTGGAAAATGGCGAAGATTATAAAAAGGTTGCCATTTTGCTTGTTTCTCAGATACTCAATATCGATAAAACAAAGGTTGTATTAGAAAAGGAGTTGACTGTTGAAGAAGAGGATTATCAAAGAATAATTTCTGCGGCAAAAAAATACACAATGGACTATCCTCTGCAGTACTGTACAAACAAAGCCTATTTTATGGGTCTTGAATTTTATGTAGATGAGAATGTTCTAATTCCACGTTTTGACACAGAAACTTTGATAGAGATTGCAATCGAGCTTTTTGAGGGGAAAGAAAATCTTCGGTTTCTTGATATAGGGACAGGTAGCGGCTGTATTGCAATTGCACTTTGTAAATTTTTACCTTGCAAGGTTGTAGCAGTTGATATCTCAGAGAACGTTCTAAAAATTGCTAAGAAAAATGCGGAGTTAAATGAGGTAAAAGATAGGATTGAATTTGTTAAAAGTAATTTGTTCAAAAACATACCATCTTTGCATAAGTTTGATGCAATTTTTAGCAATCCACCTTATATTTCTGAGGAAGAGTTTTCAAGGCTTGATAAAAGGGTTTTAAAAGAACCTAAGCAAGCTCTATTTGCAAAAGAAAATGGATTGTATTATTTTTGTGAGATAGCTAAAAATGCCAAGCAGTATTTGAAAAAAGGTGGGTATCTTATTTTTGAAGTAGGATACAGTCAAGCACATCAGGTAAAAAGGATTTTACAGGATTTTGGCTATGTTGATATAAAGTCAAAGAAAGACTTAAACAATATAGAAAGATGCGTATATGCAACTTTGGGGTAA
- the rpmE gene encoding 50S ribosomal protein L31: protein MKEGIHPPYYHDAVVRCACGETFITGSTKKEIHVEICSKCHPYFTGKQKFVDTTGRVERFMKKYGIEQK, encoded by the coding sequence ATGAAGGAAGGAATCCATCCACCATATTATCATGACGCAGTCGTAAGATGTGCATGTGGTGAGACATTTATTACTGGTTCAACAAAGAAAGAAATCCATGTAGAAATTTGTTCTAAATGCCATCCATACTTCACAGGTAAGCAAAAATTTGTTGATACAACAGGAAGAGTTGAGAGATTTATGAAGAAGTATGGTATTGAACAGAAATAA
- a CDS encoding DUF1385 domain-containing protein translates to MKKTTIGGMALIEGIMMKGPKKVSIVIRKPNGEIYKEVKDLHIDDTNRLKKIPFIRGIFILFEQMVLGTKALIKSADIAMEDLPQEEKKKQKDFFDRLFEKRFFQKIGISDIAIYFSVALSLILGILLFFYIPTWSVEIFEKFDINNFGKNMIEGIVRVIVFILYLVFASQMKEIKRVFEYHGAEHKTIFAYENGYELNVENIKKFSTRHPRCGTSFLFIVIIISIIIFTLSGWQSIWLRTVLRLLLLPVIVGISYEVIRWVGKSESLLAKIVSYPGLWLQNITTREPDEKQIEVAIEALKEVIPEDKSLDEW, encoded by the coding sequence ATGAAAAAAACTACAATTGGTGGTATGGCCCTGATTGAAGGTATCATGATGAAAGGGCCAAAAAAGGTTTCAATTGTGATAAGAAAACCAAACGGAGAAATTTACAAAGAAGTAAAGGATTTGCATATAGATGATACAAATAGACTTAAGAAAATTCCCTTTATAAGAGGGATTTTTATTCTATTTGAGCAAATGGTGTTAGGAACGAAGGCTTTAATTAAATCGGCTGACATTGCTATGGAAGATTTGCCACAAGAAGAGAAGAAAAAGCAAAAGGACTTCTTTGACAGACTTTTTGAGAAGAGATTTTTTCAGAAAATTGGTATTAGTGACATCGCAATTTACTTTTCAGTTGCGCTGTCACTTATATTGGGAATACTTTTGTTTTTTTATATACCAACATGGTCTGTTGAAATTTTTGAAAAATTTGATATAAACAACTTTGGTAAAAATATGATAGAGGGAATAGTGAGAGTAATAGTTTTTATTTTGTATCTGGTTTTTGCATCACAGATGAAAGAGATAAAAAGGGTATTTGAATACCATGGTGCAGAGCACAAGACAATATTTGCATATGAAAATGGTTATGAACTAAATGTTGAAAATATAAAAAAGTTTTCTACCCGCCATCCTCGCTGTGGCACAAGTTTTCTGTTTATTGTAATAATCATAAGCATCATTATATTTACATTGTCAGGTTGGCAATCAATTTGGCTAAGAACGGTCTTGAGGCTTTTACTTTTGCCTGTAATTGTTGGTATTTCATATGAGGTAATAAGATGGGTGGGAAAGAGCGAAAGCCTCCTTGCCAAGATAGTCTCATACCCTGGACTTTGGCTTCAGAACATAACAACAAGAGAGCCTGATGAAAAGCAGATAGAGGTTGCAATTGAAGCATTAAAAGAGGTCATTCCGGAGGATAAAAGTTTAGATGAATGGTAG
- a CDS encoding OmpA family protein → MAVKRVEEPEKENHERWLITYADLITLLLIYFIVMYSMSKLDIDKFKNFTESLTSVLKGTAYIFENSGPSILEGLSGKNVKGTNTDIGGTTKNKQMTEEEMINDIQKQVLSLIKEHGIEGKVLVIQEERGLSILLKDVLFNSGSAQLTRQAKEVVHEIAKILEKVPNNNIRIEGHTDNVPIHNKYFYSNWELSTARATTVLQEILRVSKVKPERFSVVGYGEYRPIASNKTPEGRALNRRVTIVILRTVYSKAEPAR, encoded by the coding sequence ATGGCGGTTAAAAGAGTTGAGGAGCCGGAAAAGGAAAACCATGAGAGATGGCTTATTACTTATGCTGACTTAATAACTCTTTTACTTATCTATTTTATTGTTATGTATTCGATGAGCAAACTTGATATTGACAAGTTTAAAAATTTCACTGAATCACTAACCTCTGTTTTAAAAGGTACTGCATATATCTTCGAAAATTCTGGTCCGTCTATTTTAGAAGGACTTTCAGGTAAAAATGTAAAAGGAACAAATACTGATATTGGTGGAACAACCAAAAACAAACAGATGACTGAGGAAGAGATGATAAATGATATCCAGAAGCAAGTTTTAAGTCTTATTAAAGAACACGGCATCGAGGGCAAAGTGCTTGTGATACAGGAAGAAAGAGGACTATCAATCTTACTTAAAGATGTTCTCTTTAACAGTGGCTCTGCGCAGCTGACGCGTCAGGCAAAAGAAGTTGTGCATGAAATTGCAAAGATTTTGGAAAAAGTTCCGAATAATAATATCAGGATTGAAGGCCACACAGACAATGTCCCAATCCATAACAAGTACTTTTATTCAAACTGGGAGCTTTCAACTGCAAGAGCGACTACTGTTTTACAAGAAATTTTAAGAGTTTCAAAAGTAAAACCAGAAAGATTTTCTGTTGTGGGATATGGGGAATATAGGCCAATTGCATCAAATAAAACACCTGAAGGAAGGGCTCTTAACAGAAGAGTTACTATTGTTATTTTGAGAACAGTTTACAGCAAGGCAGAGCCAGCAAGATAA
- a CDS encoding ZIP family metal transporter produces the protein MDFVTFNLFAFFCGIVGACIGAAFTLFFSFKNEKAIDTLIGFTSGLMLGIISFGLIPEALSLSILLACIAILITSYITIGIIERYLNTNSILAKNKYVKSGVLISIEIAFHNFPEGLAIGSSFIYNHRFGILVGIMIIIHDIPEGFALAIPFKIAKRRNIDILKIAFLSGIPTGIGCLIGSLLSSITKLLMAGCLMAAAGAMLYFVMSEMIPEYSRKENFKLSAISNMIGIVFSLILLEWLEL, from the coding sequence ATGGATTTTGTAACTTTCAACCTGTTTGCATTTTTTTGTGGAATAGTAGGTGCATGTATTGGTGCAGCTTTTACTTTATTTTTCTCCTTTAAAAATGAAAAGGCAATTGACACTTTGATAGGTTTTACATCAGGGCTAATGTTGGGTATTATTAGTTTTGGACTTATTCCTGAGGCGTTAAGTCTTTCAATTTTGCTGGCTTGTATAGCAATTTTAATTACTTCGTATATAACAATTGGAATAATTGAAAGATATTTGAACACAAATTCAATCCTTGCAAAAAATAAATATGTAAAAAGCGGAGTTTTAATTTCGATTGAAATTGCTTTTCATAACTTTCCAGAAGGTTTAGCAATTGGCAGCAGTTTTATCTACAATCATAGATTTGGAATTTTGGTTGGAATTATGATAATTATTCATGATATACCTGAGGGTTTTGCACTTGCCATTCCATTTAAGATTGCAAAAAGAAGGAATATTGACATACTTAAAATTGCCTTTTTGTCTGGAATTCCTACGGGGATTGGTTGTCTGATAGGAAGCTTATTAAGCTCTATTACTAAGCTTTTGATGGCGGGCTGTCTCATGGCAGCTGCAGGGGCAATGCTTTATTTTGTTATGAGCGAGATGATCCCTGAGTATAGCCGAAAAGAAAATTTTAAACTTTCTGCGATCTCAAACATGATTGGGATAGTTTTTTCACTAATATTATTGGAGTGGTTGGAGCTGTGA
- a CDS encoding MFS transporter, producing MTAEDQERELKKLEVFAYKNLKKNSIVSITDGAIFAVASGMLPVSTVIVYFISHYVKSNTLIGLLTTLNVFLSNSPQILVAKKLEMLETYKEYFIKVALIMRLMWLLLAIDVFLFAERNEILFIILFYLIFSLQGFFTSFANITWFNLILKLIPERQRSKFFGIRSSIGGLCETLGAFLMGKILRLLWYPYNYALLFLIAFLIMMLSLYVFSLMKEIPMKKPKKEIDNKHYFKNMFLILREDKNFTYYLFSVLFIGALGKMPFGFQTIFAKNTLSITTEHVAVATTILLFSQTVGYMIWGIIGSKYGFKATLAISAVIFLPAIYLTYLMNSIYVYYLSVGLFGLAQSARNVNESNLAAKLCKDPLKQPSYIGLRNFLMGPFFAFNSIIAGGIIDTLGKNVLFLISFCCMVLGFFILCFKVREE from the coding sequence GTGACAGCTGAGGATCAAGAACGCGAACTAAAAAAACTTGAAGTCTTTGCTTATAAGAATTTAAAGAAAAACTCAATTGTTTCAATCACAGATGGTGCAATTTTTGCGGTTGCTAGCGGGATGCTCCCTGTTTCAACTGTTATAGTTTATTTTATTTCGCATTACGTAAAGTCCAACACACTAATTGGGCTTTTGACAACACTGAATGTGTTTTTATCCAACTCACCCCAGATACTTGTTGCTAAAAAACTTGAGATGCTGGAAACTTACAAAGAGTATTTTATAAAAGTAGCTTTAATAATGAGACTTATGTGGCTTCTTTTGGCCATTGACGTGTTTTTATTTGCTGAAAGGAATGAAATTCTATTTATTATCCTATTCTATTTAATTTTCAGCCTACAAGGTTTTTTTACATCGTTTGCTAATATTACATGGTTTAATCTGATTTTAAAGCTAATACCTGAGAGACAGCGAAGTAAATTTTTTGGTATCAGGTCGTCAATTGGAGGACTTTGTGAAACCCTTGGTGCTTTTTTAATGGGGAAAATTTTGAGGCTTCTTTGGTATCCTTATAACTATGCACTTTTGTTTTTGATAGCCTTCTTAATAATGATGCTTTCGCTTTATGTCTTTTCACTTATGAAAGAAATTCCTATGAAAAAACCAAAAAAAGAGATTGACAACAAACACTATTTTAAAAACATGTTTTTAATCTTAAGAGAAGATAAGAACTTTACATATTATCTATTTTCAGTTTTATTTATTGGTGCGCTTGGCAAAATGCCCTTTGGCTTTCAAACTATATTTGCTAAAAATACCCTTAGTATCACTACTGAGCATGTAGCAGTGGCAACCACGATTTTGCTTTTTTCTCAAACAGTAGGGTATATGATATGGGGGATTATAGGCTCTAAATATGGGTTTAAAGCTACTTTAGCTATCTCTGCAGTTATATTTTTGCCTGCAATCTATTTAACATATCTTATGAACAGTATTTATGTTTACTATCTATCTGTAGGACTTTTTGGCCTTGCACAGAGTGCAAGAAATGTAAATGAAAGTAATTTAGCAGCAAAACTTTGCAAAGACCCGTTAAAACAGCCTTCTTACATAGGGCTTAGAAACTTTTTGATGGGACCCTTTTTTGCATTCAACTCTATTATAGCCGGTGGAATAATTGATACGCTTGGCAAGAATGTTCTCTTTTTGATATCTTTTTGCTGCATGGTATTAGGATTTTTTATACTGTGCTTTAAGGTTAGAGAGGAATAG
- a CDS encoding PrsW family intramembrane metalloprotease: MIPYKLIILSIAPSLFIALYIYVRDKFEKEPLHLLLKTFVWGVLISAVVVPVEYFLMAYGSISASSRISFIVFEAFIVAGLTEEYFKRLVVLRIAYDTPYFNQPFDGIVYCVFSAVGFAAIENVGYVLQAFQVSPQETINVIVLRGIMAVPAHAMFGVVMGYYLGFAKFAPPDRSYWYFKVSLILPMLLHGFYDFVLMLNIYGALAIVGIYEVLLFTYCLRLIKRSHEISRLYF, translated from the coding sequence ATGATTCCTTATAAGCTGATAATCCTCAGCATTGCACCATCTTTGTTTATTGCACTTTATATATATGTAAGAGACAAATTTGAAAAGGAGCCGCTGCACCTTCTTTTAAAGACTTTTGTATGGGGAGTGCTTATAAGCGCTGTTGTAGTTCCAGTTGAATACTTTTTGATGGCATATGGAAGTATTTCTGCTTCAAGCAGAATTTCTTTTATTGTATTTGAAGCCTTTATTGTAGCAGGTCTAACAGAAGAGTATTTTAAAAGACTGGTTGTTTTAAGAATTGCATACGACACACCATATTTTAATCAGCCTTTTGATGGAATTGTTTATTGTGTTTTTTCTGCTGTGGGATTTGCAGCAATTGAAAATGTAGGCTATGTTCTTCAGGCATTTCAAGTATCACCTCAAGAGACTATCAATGTAATTGTACTAAGAGGTATTATGGCAGTGCCTGCTCATGCAATGTTCGGGGTTGTAATGGGGTATTATTTGGGTTTTGCAAAGTTTGCGCCGCCTGATAGAAGTTATTGGTATTTCAAAGTATCGTTAATCTTACCAATGCTTCTGCATGGTTTTTATGATTTTGTACTTATGCTGAATATCTATGGTGCTTTGGCAATTGTTGGAATATATGAGGTTTTGTTGTTTACTTATTGTTTGAGGTTAATCAAAAGAAGTCACGAGATTTCGAGACTGTATTTTTAA
- the prfA gene encoding peptide chain release factor 1 — protein sequence MIEKLQVIEEKYLELEKKIADPEIISNNQEWQRLMKEHSSLQPIVEKFREYKRIIKTIEEAEELLDTNLDEDFEELVKEELNQAKEQKEIVERELKILLLPKDPNDEKNVIMEIRAGAGGEEAALFAAELFRMYSRYAERKNWKVEVMSTSESDLDGFKEVIFMISGKGAYSRLKYESGVHRVQRVPVTESGGRIHTSTATVAVLPEVEEVEVEIREEDLEIETFRASGAGGQHVNKTESAVRITHKPTGIVVSCQDERSQHANKDRAMKILRARLYDYYQSLQQKEIESQRRSQVGTGDRSERIRTYNFPQGRVTDHRIGLTLYKLEQILDGDLDEIIDALITHFQTEKLKEVS from the coding sequence ATGATAGAAAAACTTCAGGTGATTGAGGAAAAATATTTAGAACTTGAAAAGAAAATAGCAGATCCTGAGATAATAAGCAACAATCAAGAGTGGCAAAGACTTATGAAGGAACACAGCAGTTTGCAACCAATTGTTGAAAAGTTCAGAGAGTACAAAAGGATAATAAAAACAATTGAAGAAGCTGAGGAACTTTTAGATACAAACCTTGACGAAGATTTTGAAGAGCTTGTAAAAGAGGAGCTAAATCAAGCGAAAGAACAAAAAGAAATTGTTGAAAGAGAACTAAAAATTTTGCTTTTGCCCAAGGACCCAAACGACGAAAAAAATGTTATAATGGAGATAAGAGCAGGTGCGGGTGGTGAAGAAGCAGCACTTTTTGCTGCAGAGCTTTTTAGAATGTATTCAAGGTACGCTGAGAGAAAGAATTGGAAGGTTGAAGTGATGTCAACAAGTGAAAGTGACCTTGATGGTTTTAAAGAGGTCATATTTATGATAAGCGGCAAAGGAGCATATAGCAGATTAAAATACGAAAGTGGCGTTCACAGAGTCCAAAGAGTGCCAGTTACAGAATCAGGTGGCAGAATCCATACCTCCACAGCAACTGTGGCAGTGCTTCCTGAGGTTGAGGAAGTGGAGGTTGAGATAAGAGAAGAGGACCTTGAGATTGAGACATTCAGAGCAAGTGGTGCAGGAGGCCAGCATGTAAACAAAACAGAATCTGCTGTAAGAATTACTCACAAACCTACAGGAATTGTGGTATCCTGCCAAGATGAGAGGTCACAGCATGCAAACAAAGACAGAGCAATGAAAATACTCAGAGCAAGACTATACGATTATTACCAGTCTTTACAACAAAAAGAGATAGAGTCACAAAGGCGAAGCCAGGTTGGAACAGGTGACAGAAGTGAAAGAATCCGAACTTATAACTTTCCTCAAGGAAGAGTTACAGACCACAGAATTGGTTTGACACTTTACAAGCTTGAACAGATTTTGGACGGAGACCTTGACGAGATAATTGATGCGCTCATTACTCACTTTCAAACAGAAAAATTAAAAGAAGTTAGCTAA
- a CDS encoding DNA-3-methyladenine glycosylase family protein has protein sequence MNIKWYTDFIRISGVHIDFDATFFSGQCFRWKKMDDFYIGVVNEKIIFIKPQDLYTFDIYNCSPDEFKKFLYWYFDLDKDYDEILEKLSGHDSILKEAVEKYKGMRLLNQEPFECMISFIISQNNNIKRIQLLIERLCQTFGKKIAYKGFVSWSFPTLESLWNSSIDDLKLLGLGYRAEYIKDAVEKVKNGLINFDELTDLEVQKARQVLKTIKGIGDKVADCILLYSLQKYNVFPIDVWVKRVLKEYYGFETKDQIRNFIDSFGDLAGYAQLFLFHYIRNNHKK, from the coding sequence TTGAACATAAAATGGTACACTGACTTTATTCGGATAAGCGGTGTGCATATTGATTTTGATGCAACATTCTTCAGTGGTCAGTGTTTTAGATGGAAGAAAATGGATGATTTTTACATAGGTGTTGTTAATGAGAAAATTATATTCATAAAGCCTCAAGATTTGTATACATTTGATATTTACAATTGTTCACCTGATGAATTTAAAAAATTTCTTTACTGGTATTTTGATTTAGACAAGGACTATGATGAGATTTTAGAAAAGTTATCTGGTCACGATAGCATTTTGAAAGAAGCAGTTGAAAAGTACAAGGGTATGAGGCTTTTGAACCAAGAACCATTTGAATGTATGATTTCATTCATTATTTCTCAGAATAACAACATAAAAAGAATTCAGCTTTTGATAGAAAGGCTTTGTCAAACATTTGGTAAAAAAATAGCATATAAAGGTTTCGTTTCTTGGTCATTTCCCACACTCGAGAGTCTCTGGAATAGTTCAATAGATGATTTAAAACTTCTTGGTCTTGGCTACAGAGCAGAGTATATAAAAGATGCTGTTGAAAAAGTAAAGAATGGACTTATTAATTTTGATGAGCTGACTGATTTGGAGGTGCAAAAAGCAAGGCAGGTTTTAAAGACTATAAAAGGAATTGGTGATAAAGTTGCCGACTGTATTTTGCTGTATTCTCTGCAAAAATACAACGTGTTTCCAATTGATGTATGGGTAAAAAGGGTACTCAAAGAGTATTATGGATTTGAAACAAAAGACCAAATAAGAAATTTTATAGACTCTTTTGGAGATTTAGCAGGCTATGCTCAGCTTTTTCTGTTTCACTATATAAGAAATAACCACAAAAAATAG
- a CDS encoding flagellar motor protein: protein MDILSIGGLILGFCSLLTAFIIEKGNPAKLLQISAALIVFGGTTAAVLVSFPMSEIKLAIKHLKMVFMDKKIDFAGIVEQLVQLSDRARKEGLLALEQEIPNIQNPLLKKGLGLVVDGIEGEVIRDILDREVYLAENELKSAAEVFEAAGGYAPTMGIIGTVMGLISVLGNISNPDELGPAIAVAFVATLYGVSSANLIWLNFGKKIKTKAKQERMLNEIIVEGLLSIQAGENPRILREKIGGMIHEGGQKEKQATEAASATVGG, encoded by the coding sequence ATGGATATACTGTCAATTGGTGGGCTAATTTTGGGGTTTTGTTCACTTTTGACTGCATTTATAATTGAGAAGGGTAATCCGGCAAAGCTTTTACAGATTTCTGCTGCACTGATTGTGTTTGGAGGAACAACTGCAGCTGTGTTGGTTTCGTTTCCAATGTCTGAGATAAAGCTTGCAATAAAGCATCTGAAAATGGTGTTCATGGACAAAAAGATTGACTTTGCGGGGATTGTTGAACAGCTTGTGCAGCTTTCTGATAGAGCACGAAAAGAAGGACTTTTGGCTTTAGAGCAGGAGATTCCCAATATTCAAAATCCGCTTTTGAAAAAGGGTTTAGGTCTGGTTGTTGATGGAATTGAAGGTGAGGTCATAAGGGACATTTTAGACAGAGAGGTATATCTTGCAGAAAATGAATTAAAAAGTGCAGCAGAGGTTTTTGAAGCAGCAGGTGGTTATGCACCTACAATGGGTATTATTGGTACTGTTATGGGGTTAATTTCGGTTTTGGGTAACATATCAAATCCTGATGAATTGGGTCCTGCTATTGCAGTTGCGTTTGTTGCAACTCTTTATGGTGTGTCTTCTGCAAACCTTATTTGGCTTAACTTTGGTAAAAAAATTAAGACAAAGGCAAAACAAGAACGAATGTTAAATGAAATTATTGTTGAAGGACTTTTATCAATTCAAGCTGGTGAAAACCCAAGAATACTCAGAGAGAAAATTGGAGGAATGATCCACGAAGGTGGTCAAAAAGAAAAGCAGGCAACAGAGGCTGCGAGCGCTACTGTTGGGGGTTGA
- the vapC gene encoding type II toxin-antitoxin system VapC family toxin: MVRSKRQNFICRRLQLNNIPFGICNVVYQEVLQVGKDEREFKLLKEYLSTQRFYDLKNGKESYEKAAELYFKCKKKGINIRSTIDVIIAQIAIENNLFLLHNDKDFSQIALVEPK, translated from the coding sequence ATTGTCAGATCTAAGAGGCAAAATTTCATTTGCCGAAGATTACAATTAAATAATATACCATTTGGTATTTGCAATGTAGTGTATCAGGAAGTTTTGCAAGTTGGGAAGGATGAGAGAGAATTCAAACTGCTCAAGGAGTATTTAAGTACCCAGAGATTCTATGATTTAAAGAACGGTAAAGAATCATATGAAAAAGCTGCAGAGTTATATTTTAAATGCAAGAAAAAAGGAATCAATATAAGAAGTACAATTGATGTTATAATTGCACAAATAGCGATTGAAAACAATTTATTCCTTCTTCACAATGATAAAGACTTTTCTCAGATAGCTTTGGTTGAGCCAAAATGA